A stretch of the Sphingobacterium thalpophilum genome encodes the following:
- a CDS encoding PEGA domain-containing protein has translation MKSNSNIICVLLAGTTLFASCASRTLIQSNPVGAKVYIQGEYAGTTPYSYKDTKVVGSTTDIKIEKEGYEPFMTNISRNEKADVGAIIAGCFVLVPFLWTMKYKEQHNYELIPLGAGVKKDVSGDTSVASKLQELKKMYDDNLITKEEYEQQREKVLNTYSSSDNKIDKKTEG, from the coding sequence ATGAAAAGTAACAGTAACATCATTTGCGTCCTTTTAGCCGGGACCACTCTTTTTGCCAGCTGCGCAAGCAGAACATTGATTCAATCCAATCCAGTTGGTGCGAAGGTTTATATTCAGGGGGAATATGCGGGGACAACACCCTACTCTTATAAAGACACGAAGGTGGTTGGTAGTACCACTGATATAAAGATCGAGAAGGAAGGGTATGAGCCCTTTATGACAAATATCTCGAGGAATGAAAAGGCTGATGTTGGTGCGATTATCGCTGGCTGTTTTGTATTAGTTCCGTTCTTATGGACGATGAAGTACAAAGAACAGCATAATTATGAGTTGATTCCCTTAGGGGCAGGGGTAAAAAAAGACGTCAGTGGGGACACGTCTGTTGCGTCAAAACTACAGGAACTAAAAAAGATGTATGACGACAACCTTATTACCAAAGAGGAATACGAACAACAGAGAGAAAAAGTATTGAACACTTATAGCTCTTCGGACAACAAAATAGACAAAAAAACAGAAGGCTAA
- the leuC gene encoding 3-isopropylmalate dehydratase large subunit: protein MSKTLVEKIWDAHVVKREEGFPDILYIDTHLIHEVTSPQAFDGLRKRGIPVFRPKQTVATADHNVPTLNQHLPIKEELSRYQVDMLTKNCAEFGIELYGLGHPYQGIVHVIGPELGITLPGKTMVCGDSHTSTHGAFGAIAFGIGTSQVEQVFATQCLLQSKPKTMKIEVNGTLQKCVGAKDIILYIISKISAAGGTGYFIEYAGSAIRSLSMEARMTICNMSIEMGARGGLIAPDQTTFDYVKGREFAPKGDEWDKALAYWKTLYSDEDAIFDKVLTFDAADIAPMITYGTNPGMGMGITETIPATNAQPESERPSYQKALDYMGFKDNTPVIGNRVDYVFIGSCTNSRIEDLREVASFVKGKQKAEDVEVWIVPGSKQVEKQAKEEGLDKIFEEAGFQLREPGCSACLGMNEDKIPAGKYCVSTSNRNFEGRQGPDARTMLVSPLTAAAAAVTGRVTDVRELI, encoded by the coding sequence ATGTCAAAAACATTAGTAGAAAAGATTTGGGATGCTCACGTCGTCAAACGTGAAGAAGGGTTTCCGGATATTTTATATATCGATACCCATTTAATTCATGAGGTTACTTCTCCTCAGGCTTTTGATGGCTTACGCAAAAGAGGAATTCCAGTCTTTCGTCCAAAGCAAACGGTAGCTACTGCCGACCATAACGTACCCACACTCAACCAGCATTTACCGATCAAAGAAGAGCTTTCTCGGTATCAGGTGGATATGCTGACCAAAAACTGCGCTGAATTTGGTATTGAGCTGTATGGTCTGGGGCACCCTTACCAGGGAATTGTACACGTCATTGGTCCCGAGCTTGGTATTACCCTGCCCGGCAAAACGATGGTATGCGGAGATAGCCATACCTCCACACACGGTGCTTTTGGAGCTATTGCTTTTGGTATCGGCACCTCTCAGGTCGAACAGGTCTTTGCGACGCAATGTTTGTTGCAGTCAAAGCCAAAAACCATGAAAATCGAAGTCAATGGCACCCTACAAAAATGCGTAGGCGCAAAAGATATTATCCTTTATATCATCTCCAAAATCTCAGCAGCCGGTGGTACAGGATATTTTATTGAATATGCGGGTTCGGCAATACGTTCCCTAAGTATGGAAGCGCGTATGACCATCTGCAACATGAGTATCGAAATGGGCGCGCGTGGCGGACTTATCGCCCCCGACCAAACCACTTTTGATTATGTGAAAGGACGCGAATTTGCCCCTAAAGGTGACGAATGGGACAAAGCCCTAGCGTACTGGAAAACATTGTACTCAGACGAAGATGCGATCTTTGATAAAGTATTGACTTTCGATGCCGCTGATATCGCTCCAATGATTACATATGGCACCAATCCGGGAATGGGAATGGGAATCACCGAAACTATCCCAGCGACAAACGCACAGCCAGAGTCCGAAAGACCTTCTTATCAGAAGGCGCTGGACTATATGGGCTTTAAAGATAACACCCCGGTGATTGGCAACCGCGTCGATTATGTATTTATCGGCAGCTGTACCAATTCGCGTATTGAAGACCTCCGTGAAGTCGCTTCATTTGTAAAAGGCAAACAAAAAGCTGAAGACGTTGAAGTCTGGATTGTTCCCGGATCCAAACAGGTCGAAAAACAAGCAAAAGAAGAAGGCTTGGATAAAATATTCGAAGAAGCCGGATTCCAGCTCCGTGAACCGGGATGTTCGGCATGCCTCGGTATGAACGAGGATAAAATTCCGGCCGGTAAGTATTGCGTTTCCACTTCAAACAGAAACTTCGAAGGACGCCAGGGACCGGATGCCCGCACCATGTTGGTATCGCCGTTGACCGCTGCAGCCGCAGCCGTGACTGGCAGAGTGACTGATGTTAGAGAGTTAATATAG
- the ilvN gene encoding acetolactate synthase small subunit translates to MEKQEYTITLYTENSIGLIGRISTIFSRRKINIESLNTSPSEVEGIHRFTIVITETEDVLRKLCRQLEKQIDILKAYYNTNDEVIWQEQALYKVPADVVNEKVYVERLLRQYGANVVVIRNDYIVFETAGHREEIDKLTEELTKYGLIEFVRGARIAIIKDSAGFHSKLVQFEAQEPSQEIVENEYLDKRDDVFTM, encoded by the coding sequence ATGGAAAAACAAGAATATACCATCACCCTATATACAGAGAATTCTATCGGCCTGATCGGCAGGATCTCGACAATTTTTTCAAGAAGAAAAATCAATATCGAGAGCTTAAATACCTCTCCGTCGGAAGTGGAGGGCATACATCGCTTTACTATCGTCATCACCGAAACCGAAGATGTGTTGCGGAAGCTTTGCCGTCAGCTGGAAAAGCAGATTGATATCCTCAAAGCGTACTACAATACGAATGACGAGGTGATCTGGCAAGAGCAGGCTTTATACAAAGTTCCTGCCGACGTTGTCAACGAAAAGGTATATGTGGAACGCTTACTGCGCCAGTATGGCGCCAATGTCGTGGTCATCCGTAACGATTATATCGTTTTCGAAACAGCAGGTCACCGTGAAGAAATCGACAAATTAACCGAAGAGCTGACGAAATATGGACTAATCGAATTTGTGCGTGGTGCCCGCATTGCTATTATTAAAGACAGCGCAGGTTTTCACTCCAAACTTGTTCAGTTCGAAGCGCAGGAACCTTCACAGGAAATTGTTGAAAATGAATACCTGGACAAACGCGATGATGTATTTACCATGTAA
- a CDS encoding DinB family protein yields the protein MQETFKFILQARQKFIELVDSLSLEQLNQVPAGFNNNIIWNFGHIVVSTQTLVYVRTGIKADTAWVRYNEDYKKDTKPARFVEQAEIDELKAIAIQSIEQIASDYAKGLFKETTSFSTATYGYPMDTIEEVIALTSGHDNVHYGYALAQRRLVQSLK from the coding sequence ATGCAAGAGACATTCAAATTTATATTGCAGGCACGTCAGAAATTCATTGAATTGGTTGACAGCCTTTCCTTAGAACAGCTCAATCAAGTTCCGGCAGGCTTTAATAACAATATTATATGGAACTTTGGACACATCGTCGTCAGCACACAGACTTTGGTATATGTGCGCACAGGAATCAAGGCAGATACTGCTTGGGTAAGATACAACGAAGATTATAAAAAAGATACCAAGCCAGCACGTTTTGTTGAACAAGCTGAAATCGACGAGCTAAAAGCAATCGCTATCCAAAGTATCGAACAGATTGCCAGCGACTATGCCAAGGGTCTTTTTAAGGAAACTACCTCTTTTTCCACGGCAACTTATGGTTATCCAATGGATACGATCGAGGAAGTGATCGCCCTGACATCAGGACATGACAATGTTCATTATGGCTATGCTTTGGCCCAACGCAGACTAGTACAATCATTAAAATAA
- the ilvD gene encoding dihydroxy-acid dehydratase, with protein MKSSSNGENAMNKYSRTFTQDETQPAAKAMLYGIGLTDADMNKAQVGIASMGYDGNTCNMHLNDLAQIVKKGVWDNDLVGLTFGTIGVSDGMSNGTDGMRYSLVSRDVIADSIETICGGQYYDGLISIPGCDKNMPGAIMAMARLDRPSLMVYGGTIAPGHYKGQELNIVSAFEALGQRICGNLSDEDYEGIIKHTCPGAGACGGMYTANTMASAIEALGMSLPYSSSNPAISEAKKKECLEAGKYIRILLEKDIKPSDIMTRKAFENALRTIVILGGSTNAVLHFIAIGKAVGVDITQDDFQRMSDETPVLADFKPSGKYLMQDLQQYGGTPAVMKYLLDEGLLHGDCLTVTGKTIAENLADVKSIMEYDQPIIQPLSNPIKATGHLQILYGNLAEKGSVAKISGKEGEKFTGPARVFDGEHDLVAGIESGRIKPGDVVVIKNEGPVGAPGMPEMLKPTSLIIGAGLGKSVALITDGRFSGGTHGFVVGHITPESYKGGLIGMVKDDDIIEIDAVNNTINVQLSDEEIAQRRAAWVQPPLKVSKGVLYKYAKTVADASEGCVTDL; from the coding sequence ATGAAGTCATCATCTAACGGCGAAAATGCAATGAATAAATACAGCCGTACATTTACACAAGACGAAACGCAACCTGCTGCTAAAGCGATGCTTTACGGAATCGGTCTTACAGATGCCGATATGAACAAGGCGCAGGTGGGTATTGCCAGCATGGGATATGATGGTAATACGTGTAATATGCACTTAAATGATTTGGCCCAAATCGTCAAAAAAGGCGTCTGGGACAATGACTTGGTAGGCTTGACCTTCGGTACGATCGGTGTCAGCGATGGCATGAGCAATGGTACGGATGGCATGCGTTATTCATTGGTTAGCCGTGACGTGATTGCCGACAGTATCGAAACGATCTGTGGTGGTCAATACTATGACGGGCTGATCTCTATACCCGGCTGTGATAAAAATATGCCCGGTGCGATTATGGCCATGGCTCGCTTGGACCGTCCCTCGCTGATGGTATACGGTGGCACTATCGCTCCCGGTCATTATAAAGGCCAGGAACTGAATATTGTGTCTGCTTTTGAAGCCTTGGGTCAACGCATTTGTGGTAACCTCTCGGATGAAGATTATGAGGGGATCATCAAACACACTTGCCCCGGTGCAGGCGCCTGTGGCGGGATGTATACCGCCAATACAATGGCCTCTGCAATCGAAGCTCTAGGCATGAGCTTACCATACTCCTCCTCAAATCCTGCGATATCCGAAGCGAAGAAGAAGGAATGCCTGGAAGCAGGAAAATATATCCGTATCCTGTTGGAAAAAGATATTAAGCCATCTGATATCATGACTCGCAAAGCATTTGAGAATGCCTTGCGCACCATTGTGATCTTAGGCGGCAGTACAAATGCTGTTCTCCATTTCATTGCCATCGGTAAAGCGGTAGGCGTTGACATCACACAAGATGATTTTCAGCGGATGAGCGATGAGACACCGGTTCTAGCAGACTTTAAGCCTTCAGGCAAATATCTGATGCAGGACTTACAGCAGTATGGTGGCACACCGGCTGTTATGAAATATCTTCTGGACGAAGGTCTGCTTCATGGAGACTGTCTCACCGTAACCGGTAAAACCATCGCGGAGAACTTAGCTGACGTGAAGTCCATTATGGAGTATGACCAGCCGATTATCCAGCCGTTGAGCAATCCAATTAAGGCCACAGGCCACTTGCAGATCCTTTATGGAAATCTAGCAGAAAAAGGTTCAGTAGCCAAGATCTCAGGCAAAGAAGGTGAAAAGTTCACTGGACCTGCCCGGGTATTTGACGGGGAGCACGATCTGGTTGCCGGTATCGAATCTGGCCGGATCAAGCCTGGAGATGTCGTCGTGATCAAAAATGAAGGTCCAGTGGGGGCCCCCGGCATGCCGGAAATGCTTAAACCCACCTCATTGATCATTGGTGCCGGCCTAGGCAAATCTGTTGCCTTGATTACAGATGGCCGCTTCTCCGGTGGAACACACGGCTTTGTTGTCGGTCATATCACTCCTGAGTCGTATAAAGGTGGGTTAATCGGCATGGTAAAAGACGACGATATCATCGAGATCGACGCCGTCAACAATACTATTAATGTACAACTTTCCGACGAGGAAATCGCACAGCGCCGCGCAGCCTGGGTACAGCCGCCGCTGAAAGTGAGCAAAGGTGTATTGTACAAATATGCCAAAACCGTGGCTGATGCCTCAGAAGGCTGTGTAACGGATTTGTAG
- the ilvB gene encoding biosynthetic-type acetolactate synthase large subunit, with protein sequence MSTLEITENKAATKQKAPAQISGSKAVLEALLSEGVDTVFGYPGGAIMPIYDALYDYTDRLKHILVRHEQGGIHAAQGYARTSGRTGVVFATSGPGATNLVTGLADAMIDSNPIVCITGQVFASLLGTDAFQETDVINITAPVTKWNYQVTDATEIPAALAKAFYIASTGRPGPVLIDITKNAQLQLFDYFGYEKCNHVRSYRPAPQVRKEYVEQAAALINSAQKPFVLFGQGVILGKAEEEFKAFIEKTGIPSAATVMGLSALPSDHKLHVGMLGMHGNYAPNVMTNECDVLIAVGMRFDDRVTGRLDKYAKQAKVIHLDIDPAEIDKNVQTTVPVWGDCKESLPMLTELVNAADHSEWLAQFRELEKEEIKEVIQNELHPQTDIMTMGEVINVLNELTGGDAIITTDVGQHQMVSCRYAKFNNSKSNVTSGGLGTMGFGLPAAIGAWYGAPDKTVVAIIGDGGIQMTIQELGTIMQFGAKVKILILNNEFLGMVRQWQQLFHDKRYSFVNITSPDFVAVAKGYYIEGQRIAERKDLRNALQTMLDHDGAYLLEVMVGKENNVFPMVAQGTSVSEIRLK encoded by the coding sequence ATGAGTACACTGGAAATAACAGAAAATAAGGCTGCAACCAAGCAGAAAGCGCCCGCCCAAATTTCGGGATCGAAAGCTGTACTGGAAGCCTTATTGAGCGAAGGAGTTGATACCGTATTTGGCTATCCTGGTGGTGCAATCATGCCTATCTATGATGCCCTCTATGATTATACGGATCGTTTGAAGCATATTTTGGTGCGCCATGAGCAAGGAGGAATCCATGCGGCCCAAGGTTATGCAAGAACTTCTGGTCGTACAGGTGTCGTCTTTGCGACGAGTGGCCCAGGAGCAACCAACCTAGTTACTGGTCTGGCGGATGCCATGATCGACAGTAACCCTATCGTCTGTATTACAGGTCAGGTCTTTGCTTCCCTATTAGGCACTGATGCATTTCAGGAAACTGATGTAATCAATATCACCGCACCAGTCACCAAATGGAACTATCAAGTCACGGATGCAACTGAAATTCCAGCAGCACTCGCCAAAGCATTCTATATTGCCAGCACTGGCCGTCCCGGTCCGGTACTGATCGACATTACGAAGAATGCGCAACTGCAGTTATTTGATTATTTCGGTTATGAAAAGTGCAACCATGTACGTAGCTACAGACCCGCGCCGCAGGTTCGCAAGGAATACGTCGAACAGGCAGCTGCGTTAATCAATAGTGCTCAAAAACCATTTGTGCTTTTCGGACAAGGAGTGATCTTAGGGAAGGCCGAAGAAGAATTCAAAGCTTTTATTGAGAAAACCGGAATTCCATCTGCAGCCACAGTGATGGGGCTGAGCGCACTTCCTTCCGATCATAAGCTGCATGTGGGCATGCTCGGTATGCATGGCAACTACGCACCCAATGTCATGACCAATGAGTGCGACGTCCTGATTGCTGTGGGTATGCGCTTCGATGACCGCGTAACAGGCCGGCTCGACAAATATGCAAAGCAGGCTAAAGTCATTCATCTGGACATCGATCCTGCTGAGATCGACAAAAATGTGCAGACGACAGTACCAGTATGGGGCGACTGTAAAGAGTCTCTTCCGATGCTGACCGAATTGGTGAATGCTGCAGACCACTCGGAATGGTTAGCACAATTCCGTGAACTTGAAAAGGAAGAAATCAAAGAAGTCATCCAAAATGAACTTCATCCACAAACGGATATCATGACCATGGGCGAAGTCATCAATGTGCTGAATGAACTGACAGGCGGCGACGCAATCATTACCACAGATGTCGGCCAGCACCAGATGGTATCCTGCCGTTATGCCAAGTTCAACAACAGCAAATCAAATGTAACTTCGGGCGGTCTGGGCACAATGGGCTTTGGTCTTCCGGCGGCAATCGGCGCCTGGTATGGTGCTCCGGACAAGACAGTAGTTGCCATCATCGGCGATGGTGGCATACAGATGACGATCCAGGAACTCGGCACGATCATGCAGTTTGGCGCAAAGGTCAAAATTCTGATCCTGAACAACGAGTTTTTAGGCATGGTACGCCAATGGCAGCAATTGTTCCATGACAAACGTTACTCTTTCGTAAATATCACCAGTCCCGATTTCGTTGCCGTGGCAAAAGGCTATTATATCGAAGGCCAGCGTATTGCTGAACGGAAGGATCTGCGCAACGCATTACAGACCATGCTTGATCACGATGGCGCATACCTGCTGGAGGTAATGGTAGGAAAGGAAAACAATGTATTTCCGATGGTTGCACAAGGCACATCCGTATCTGAAATCCGTCTGAAATAA
- the ilvC gene encoding ketol-acid reductoisomerase produces MANYFNTLPLREQLEQLSHAEFMDNTEFSDGVNALKGKKIVIVGCGAQGLNQGLNLRDSGLDVSYALRKEAIEQKRDSWKNATENNFKVGTYEELIPTADLVINLTPDKQHTSVINAVMPLMKEGATLSYSHGFNIVEEGMQIRKDITVIMVAPKCPGSEVRAEYLRGFGVPTLIAVHPENDPQGKGWAEAKAYCVGTGGHRAGVLKSSFVAEVKSDLMGEQTILCGLLQTGSILSFDKMIEKGIDAGYASKLVQYGVEVITEALKHGGVSGMMDRLSNPAKIKAFEISEELKDIMRPLFRKHQDDIMSGEFSKTMMEDWANGDANLLKWRAETGETAFEKTPAGDVKINEQEYFDNYTLMVAFIRAGVELAFETMVEAGIKPESAYYESLHETPLIANTIARKKLFEMNRVISDTAEYGCYLFDQACKPLLADFMKTVDTDLVGKNFNEGKDAAVDNAQLVAINEILREHPVEIVGRKLRKAMTAMKAIKTV; encoded by the coding sequence ATGGCAAATTATTTCAACACCTTACCGCTAAGAGAGCAGCTAGAACAATTAAGCCACGCCGAATTCATGGACAATACCGAATTCAGTGATGGAGTAAATGCTTTAAAAGGTAAAAAAATCGTGATCGTAGGATGTGGCGCCCAAGGCTTGAACCAAGGTTTAAACCTTAGAGACAGCGGATTGGACGTGTCTTACGCATTGCGTAAAGAAGCTATTGAACAAAAGAGAGATTCTTGGAAAAATGCTACGGAAAACAATTTCAAGGTAGGCACTTATGAGGAACTGATCCCAACAGCAGATTTGGTCATCAACTTGACTCCAGATAAACAACATACCTCCGTGATCAACGCCGTTATGCCTTTGATGAAAGAAGGTGCGACATTATCCTATTCCCACGGTTTCAACATCGTAGAAGAAGGCATGCAGATCCGGAAAGACATCACCGTTATCATGGTTGCTCCAAAATGTCCGGGATCGGAGGTACGTGCCGAATACCTTCGCGGTTTTGGGGTACCGACCTTGATCGCTGTTCACCCCGAAAACGACCCTCAAGGAAAAGGCTGGGCAGAAGCAAAAGCGTATTGCGTCGGCACTGGTGGTCATAGAGCCGGTGTGTTGAAATCGTCATTCGTAGCCGAGGTAAAATCGGATCTAATGGGCGAGCAAACCATTTTATGTGGTTTATTGCAAACGGGATCAATCCTGTCTTTCGATAAAATGATCGAGAAAGGGATCGATGCTGGCTACGCGTCCAAGTTAGTACAATACGGCGTTGAGGTCATCACTGAGGCCTTAAAGCACGGCGGGGTAAGCGGAATGATGGACCGCCTGAGCAATCCGGCAAAGATCAAAGCTTTTGAAATCTCTGAAGAACTGAAAGATATCATGCGTCCCTTGTTCAGAAAACACCAAGATGACATTATGTCCGGTGAATTTAGCAAAACGATGATGGAAGACTGGGCAAATGGTGACGCCAACTTATTGAAATGGAGAGCCGAAACAGGCGAGACAGCGTTTGAAAAGACTCCTGCAGGAGATGTTAAGATCAACGAGCAAGAGTACTTTGACAACTACACATTGATGGTTGCTTTTATCCGTGCGGGTGTTGAACTGGCTTTTGAGACGATGGTAGAAGCAGGTATTAAGCCTGAATCAGCCTATTACGAATCCTTACACGAGACTCCATTGATCGCTAATACGATCGCGCGTAAAAAATTATTCGAAATGAACCGCGTTATCTCCGATACGGCAGAATATGGCTGTTACTTGTTTGATCAAGCATGTAAACCGTTATTGGCAGATTTCATGAAGACTGTAGATACCGATCTTGTTGGCAAAAACTTCAATGAAGGTAAAGATGCTGCAGTCGACAATGCTCAATTGGTCGCCATCAACGAAATCCTCCGCGAACACCCTGTGGAAATCGTTGGACGCAAATTGCGTAAAGCAATGACTGCGATGAAAGCTATCAAAACTGTTTAA
- the leuD gene encoding 3-isopropylmalate dehydratase small subunit: MKKFETLTSQVVPLPIENIDTDQIIPARFLKATTREGFGDNLFRDWRFDSNNQPKPDFVLNNPTYSGKILVAGKNFGCGSSREHAAWAIQDYGFDVVISSFFADIFKGNALNNGVLPIQVPDEFLDKIFELVHQNPKTEVIVDLEKQTVMLTETGDQFEFEINPYKKSCLINGYDDIDFIRNQKDLIESFEAARQW, encoded by the coding sequence ATGAAAAAATTTGAAACTTTAACATCACAGGTAGTACCATTACCGATTGAAAATATAGATACTGACCAGATCATACCGGCGCGGTTTTTAAAGGCCACGACCCGCGAAGGCTTTGGCGATAACCTGTTTCGTGATTGGCGCTTTGACAGCAATAATCAGCCCAAGCCTGATTTTGTCCTTAACAATCCCACCTATTCAGGTAAAATATTAGTTGCCGGCAAAAATTTCGGCTGCGGTTCCAGCCGTGAGCATGCGGCATGGGCGATTCAGGACTACGGATTTGATGTTGTCATCAGCTCATTCTTTGCGGATATCTTTAAAGGCAATGCCCTCAACAACGGGGTACTACCTATTCAGGTACCGGATGAATTTTTGGACAAGATCTTTGAGCTTGTCCACCAAAACCCCAAAACTGAAGTCATCGTCGACCTTGAAAAACAAACGGTTATGCTAACCGAAACAGGCGATCAATTTGAATTCGAAATCAATCCTTACAAAAAATCATGTTTGATCAATGGGTATGATGACATCGATTTTATTCGTAATCAAAAAGATTTAATTGAATCATTTGAAGCAGCAAGACAATGGTAG
- a CDS encoding ATP-binding cassette domain-containing protein, which yields MVDPVVHIANLTIQYGKDCVLQDLNWQISPGEQWILGGPSGTGKTTLAKAISGQLKYEGTITFHWEPASPLPATVHYVSNWFQFTNLEGDRNFYYQQRYNKFAKNDTLTVFAELKHFAQQEQLAFEDVEPYLSIFGFENFRDQQLIELSSGEHKRLQLVKALWLQPQVLIIDQPYTGLDVQSRKDLNQVFDQLAEKGVSLLLISNDDEQPDCINRFAEIQQGKLVIRKHNSEISKGLARQRKQLPYFLQQPPKVSAQVMVKMNKINVSYGEKQVLKNIDWEVKAGEKWLLQGHNGSGKSTLLSLINADHPQAYANDITLFGKKRGSGESIWEIKEHLGIISPELHWYYDMNANVGQTIASGFFDSMSLYQKLGYEQQQKLEQVLHFFDLKEVKHKTLASLPLGQQRLALLARTIVKHPELLILDEPCQGLDKEQTQYFNDVIDDLSKNGQTLIYVGHFESQLPTCIDNRLVLEKGEIKTVGPVIHKKEMLST from the coding sequence ATGGTAGATCCTGTCGTCCATATTGCCAATTTAACTATTCAGTACGGTAAAGATTGCGTACTGCAAGACTTAAATTGGCAAATTTCACCTGGTGAGCAATGGATTTTGGGTGGCCCCAGTGGCACCGGAAAGACTACGCTTGCAAAAGCAATCTCCGGACAGTTAAAATATGAGGGAACAATTACCTTCCATTGGGAACCGGCCAGCCCCCTTCCAGCCACTGTTCATTATGTATCCAATTGGTTTCAATTTACCAACCTGGAGGGCGACCGCAACTTCTATTACCAGCAGCGTTACAACAAATTTGCAAAAAATGACACGTTAACCGTCTTTGCGGAATTAAAACATTTTGCCCAGCAAGAACAGCTTGCCTTTGAAGACGTCGAACCCTATCTATCTATCTTTGGATTTGAAAATTTCAGAGACCAGCAGCTGATCGAACTTTCGAGCGGCGAACACAAACGGTTGCAGCTAGTCAAAGCTTTATGGCTGCAGCCGCAGGTACTTATTATTGATCAACCCTATACGGGTCTTGATGTACAGTCACGAAAAGATCTCAACCAGGTCTTCGACCAGCTTGCTGAGAAAGGCGTATCCCTACTATTGATCAGCAACGATGACGAACAACCAGATTGTATCAACCGTTTTGCAGAAATTCAACAAGGTAAACTGGTAATCCGGAAGCATAACAGCGAAATTTCCAAAGGGCTAGCACGCCAACGCAAACAATTGCCCTATTTTCTGCAACAGCCACCCAAGGTATCCGCACAGGTAATGGTGAAAATGAATAAGATCAACGTATCCTATGGTGAAAAGCAGGTCTTAAAAAATATAGACTGGGAAGTCAAAGCAGGTGAAAAATGGTTGTTGCAAGGACATAATGGATCCGGCAAATCCACCTTACTCAGCCTCATCAATGCGGATCATCCACAGGCTTACGCCAATGATATCACCTTATTTGGCAAAAAGCGGGGATCAGGAGAAAGCATATGGGAAATCAAAGAACATCTGGGGATCATATCTCCCGAGCTACATTGGTATTATGACATGAATGCCAATGTGGGTCAGACTATTGCTTCGGGCTTCTTCGACTCGATGAGCCTTTACCAAAAACTGGGGTATGAACAACAGCAAAAGCTTGAACAGGTACTTCATTTTTTTGACCTGAAAGAAGTAAAACATAAAACACTGGCCTCTCTGCCTTTAGGTCAACAACGACTGGCATTGCTCGCCCGCACCATTGTAAAGCATCCTGAATTGCTGATTCTGGACGAACCATGTCAGGGCCTGGACAAAGAACAGACCCAGTATTTCAACGATGTGATCGATGATCTCAGCAAAAATGGACAGACACTCATTTATGTTGGCCATTTTGAAAGCCAGCTCCCAACCTGTATAGACAATAGGCTAGTGCTGGAAAAAGGAGAAATCAAAACAGTAGGACCAGTTATCCACAAAAAAGAGATGTTATCAACATAA